One window of the Longimicrobiaceae bacterium genome contains the following:
- a CDS encoding LacI family DNA-binding transcriptional regulator, with translation MKHPTISDVAALAGVSKSTVSAVLNNRDTLRESTRRSVMKAIEQLNYRPSPAARRRFRPTASRTISLIVKEIQNPYYAEIFTGVQEVAHEHGYLVSVSSSEGQFDVERRLVEQAAEQHLDGLIVAPILNDDTDLSHIFEMKRARIPFVLLEDVRGIRANLVDVDNIRASAEAVRYLIRQGHSRIIHLAGPSYSQHSEERAEGVRRAFSESHLIFDHGMVVNAGDSLEDGYRAGLEYFSQVAAEERPTAVTCYNDLVALGLMRALRELGICVPADVSVIGFDDLPILDYFPLALTTVHVPKKEMGRRAAEMLIQQISSRADPTFEKVHLDASLVVRDSTRALNG, from the coding sequence ATGAAGCACCCGACGATCTCGGACGTTGCGGCTCTGGCGGGGGTGTCCAAGTCCACTGTGTCCGCAGTGCTCAACAACCGCGACACCCTCCGGGAATCGACGCGGCGCAGCGTCATGAAGGCGATCGAACAGCTCAACTATCGCCCCAGCCCCGCAGCTCGCCGCCGCTTCCGACCCACGGCAAGCCGCACCATCAGCCTGATCGTCAAGGAGATCCAGAACCCCTACTACGCTGAGATCTTCACAGGCGTGCAGGAGGTTGCGCACGAGCACGGCTATCTCGTCTCCGTCAGCAGCTCGGAGGGGCAGTTCGACGTGGAACGACGGCTGGTCGAGCAGGCCGCCGAGCAGCACCTGGACGGGCTGATCGTCGCGCCGATCCTGAATGACGATACGGATCTCTCCCACATCTTCGAGATGAAGCGCGCCAGGATCCCGTTCGTCCTCCTCGAGGACGTGCGTGGGATCCGCGCGAACCTGGTGGATGTCGACAACATCCGCGCCTCCGCCGAAGCAGTCCGTTACCTGATCCGACAGGGACACTCCCGCATCATCCACCTCGCAGGGCCCAGCTACTCCCAGCACTCAGAGGAGCGAGCGGAGGGCGTGCGCAGGGCGTTCAGCGAGTCCCACCTGATCTTCGATCACGGCATGGTCGTGAACGCGGGAGACTCGCTGGAGGATGGCTACCGAGCCGGCCTCGAGTACTTCAGCCAGGTGGCGGCCGAGGAGCGGCCAACCGCGGTCACCTGCTACAACGACCTCGTCGCCCTTGGCCTGATGCGGGCGCTACGGGAGCTGGGGATCTGCGTCCCTGCGGACGTATCGGTCATCGGCTTCGACGACCTGCCGATCCTCGACTACTTCCCGCTGGCGCTGACCACCGTGCACGTCCCCAAGAAAGAGATGGGGAGGCGCGCCGCCGAAATGCTGATCCAGCAGATCAGCAGCCGCGCCGACCCCACCTTCGAGAAGGTGCACCTCGACGCGAGCCTGGTGGTGCGCGATTCGACCCGCGCGCTCAACGGATGA